In a single window of the Mustelus asterias chromosome 3, sMusAst1.hap1.1, whole genome shotgun sequence genome:
- the LOC144488334 gene encoding alpha-2-HS-glycoprotein-like, with protein sequence MKLFLALVVSLQLFTSWAVPVNPYVAVACNGPEVLALAELAVDQINKDRKHGYKLSLDRIENAQEKKEANETTVHFLDFDIRETKCHVLSHTAVKDCEIRSFRDTKVDGDCKALVETKAGAPGHVTGYKCETSPDSADDVAEKCADCPHLILLNSTEAQHAAQVSLDDFNKVSNHQHLFAIEEITRASTKGPGTPVVVEYLSRETTCVKGRLECTLNLLISPDRAFCVSTVTPVNATTETIDRVCEFFIAKVVQGSGPDVAPVGEEEHAAAPEGEGGAAPTVVVELEEGATPVAIAEADAAGTEDHSAPSEAPDTETGTPDVEDSNTTPKRKRSVEDSSESSEEIISTAGKQVIHFPDLPADAATCPMKHKYPDDQ encoded by the exons ATGAAGTTATTTCTTGCACTAGTGGTCTCTCTGCAACTGTTTACATCTTGGGCTGTGCCAGTAAATCCCTATGTTGCTGTAGCCTGCAACGGGCCAGAAGTGCTGGCTCTGGCAGAACTGGCAGTTGATCAAATCAATAAAGACCGAAAACATGGATACAAGTTAAGCCTGGACAGAATAGAAAATGCCCAGGAAAAGAAGGAG GCAAATGAAACTACTGTCCATTTTCTGGATTTTGATATCCGAGAGACAAAGTGCCATGTTCTGAGTCATACAGCCGTCAAGGATTGTGAAATCCGATCATTCAGGGACACT AAAGTAGACGGAGATTGTAAGGCATTGGTCGAAACCAAAGCTGGAGCTCCAGGTCATGTGACAGGCTACAAGTGTGAAACATCTCCAG ATTCAGCCGACGATGTTGCTGAGAAGTGCGCTGACTGCCCACACCTTATACTTTTAAATAGCACTGAAGCTCAACATGCTGCACAGGTCTCACTTGATGACTTCAACAAAGTAAGCAACCATCAACACCTCTTTGCAATTGAAGAAATTACAAGAGCTTCCACAAAG GGCCCTGGGACTCCGGTGGTTGTGGAATACCTCAGTCGGGAGACAACATGTGTCAAAGGCAGGCTTGAATGCACTCTAAATTTACTTATATCTCCT GATCGAGCATTCTGTGTGTCCACTGTCACTCCTGTGAATGCTACTACAGAGACGATTGACCGGGTTTGTGAGTTTTTCATTGCAAAG GTAGTACAGGGTTCTGGACCTGATGTGGCACCAGTTGGGGAAGAGGAACATGCGGCGGCACCAGAAGGAGAAGGAGGTGCCGCACCAACAGTGGTAGTAGAATTGGAAGAAGGTGCCACGCCCGTGGCAATAGCTGAAGCTGATGCTGCAGGAACAGAAGACCACAGTGCCCCCTCTGAGGCACCAGACACCGAAACCGGTACTCCAGACGTAGAAGATTCTAACACTACTCCTAAACGCAAACGATCTGTAGAGGACTCTTCGGAATCCTCTGAAGAAATCATTTCCACCGCTGGGAAACAGGTTATCCACTTTCCTGACCTACCTGCAGATGCAGCAACCTGCCCAATGAAACACAAATATCCTGATGATCAGTGA